The genomic interval TGGTGGACGACCTCGTCCGGCGGACCCGGGAACGCATCGCGAGCGAGACGGAGCTGCTGACCCGGCTCAGCCGGATCGGCGCCGCCGGGCCGGAGGACTGGGAAGGCGTCCTGCGCACCGTCGCCCTCCTCCAGGACCTCGGCTCCAGCAGCCCCGGAACCCGGCAGCGGGCCGCGCTGTCCTCGGGCGGCGAGGCTCCCGTGGAGGCCCTGGTCGAGGCGGTGCTCAGCGAGCGGGATCCGAGCGTGGCCGGTGCGCTGCGGTGGGCCCTGGCGCGGGCGGGCGGCGGGCTCGACCTGTTGGCGGAGGGCCTGGACTCGCCCGTCGCGGCGGTGCGCGCCCGGGCGGTGCGGGCGGTCGCCGGGATTCCGGGCGAGGCGGCGAGCGCGCTGCTGCGGGATGCCCTCGGTCATCCCGATGTCGCGGTACGCCGGTACGCGGCGCCGGCGCTCGGTGCGCGCGGGGTGGCCGAGGCGGTCCCGACGCTGATCGGCATGGTCGCGGAGGCGGTGCGGGACGTGGACGCGGCCGACGCGCTCGGCGCACTGGCCGCTGATCCGGAGACCGCCGAGCGGATCGCCTCCGCGCTCGTCGGCCGCCTCGCCGACCCCGCGCTCGACGCGCCCGCCCGCCGCCGCCTCACCCAGGC from Streptomyces drozdowiczii carries:
- a CDS encoding MerR family transcriptional regulator, with protein sequence MLIGEVARRSGVSARMLRHYESLGLVRPTGRNDVGYREYSGEDVRRIFHIESLRSLGLSLREVGRALDDPGFSPAGLVDDLVRRTRERIASETELLTRLSRIGAAGPEDWEGVLRTVALLQDLGSSSPGTRQRAALSSGGEAPVEALVEAVLSERDPSVAGALRWALARAGGGLDLLAEGLDSPVAAVRARAVRAVAGIPGEAASALLRDALGHPDVAVRRYAAPALGARGVAEAVPTLIGMVAEAVRDVDAADALGALAADPETAERIASALVGRLADPALDAPARRRLTQALADILGPTATRALGELAEDGDRGVAVTAVYLLGLREG